A genome region from Maniola jurtina chromosome 22, ilManJurt1.1, whole genome shotgun sequence includes the following:
- the LOC123876905 gene encoding zinc finger CCHC domain-containing protein 10, with product MTLGTYNRHQAERKKQAALAAAFPQGIRCQKCLEYGHWSYECKGKRKILVRPSRSQILKKNLKSKEESSCSDGKCTIPNKKKRPNGSDGSDCSDSSSSGSSSGSESDSSNSSSSGSDSDSNSNDSESDSDSGSGSDSESCSDC from the exons ATGACTTTGGGTACCTACAACAGACATCAGGCTGAACGTAAAAA GCAGGCAGCGTTGGCGGCAGCGTTTCCCCAAGGAATACGCTGCCAAAAGTGCCTCGAATATGGTCATTGGAGCTATGAATGCAAGGGAAAACGCAAGATCCTCGTGCGGCCATCGCGGTCGCAGATTTTAAAGAAGAACTTGAAATCGAAAGAGGAAAGTAGCTGCAG TGATGGTAAATGCACAATACCCAACAAAAAGAAGCGTCCCAATGGCTCAGATGGCTCAGACTGTTCCGACAGCAGTTCTTCGGGCAGCTCGTCCGGCTCGGAATCAGATAGCTCCAACTCTTCAAGCAGTGGCAGTGACAGTGACAGCAACAGCAATGACTCTGAGAGTGACAGCGACAGTGGAAGTGGCAGCGATTCCGAGTCTTGCAGCGattgttaa
- the LOC123876898 gene encoding DNA replication licensing factor Mcm2, with product MSSPIPDTPSDREDARSRMTSPARDYEMFEDEGAILGDNPVEEEEDGEELFGDNMEADYRPMPALDRYDAEDLDDDDYDAMSVGDRVAAERELQRRDRDEGRIRRDDRDLLYDESDEDGGDAPRAKRRRAAENAAIGADEQVEEGIESIENLEDTKGYSTKEWVSMLGPRTEIANRFKNFLRTYTNSKGQFVFKERIRRMCEHNQASFHVEFDVLARREQVLAYFLPDAPFQMLQIFDEVAKEIVLQIFPSYERVTSEIHVRIADLPLIEELRTFRKLHLNQLVRTQGVIAATTGVLPQLSVVKYDCNRCGYILGPFVQSQNSEVKPGSCPECQSSGPFMVNMEQTVYRNYQKVTIQESPGRIPAGRIPRSKDCILLADLCNRCKPGDEVDLTGIYTNNYDGSLNTEQGFPVFATVIIANYIIVKDCKHIVESLTDDDIASIVKLSKDPQVGDRIVKSIAPSIFGHEYIKRGLALALFGGEPKNPGEKHKVRGDINVLICGDPGTAKSQFLKCTEKMAPRAIFTTGQGASAVGLTAYVRKSPTTREWTLEAGALVLADRGVCLIDEFDKMNDQDRTSIHEAMEQQSISISKAGIVTSLNARCSIIAAANPIGGRYDASLTFTENVNLSEPILSRFDVICVVKDEADPMQDAHMAKFVVNSHIRHHPTQRGTTLDDNTVDDDSILPQDLLKKYIVYARENVHPKLQNMDQDKVAKMYSQLRQESLATGSLPITARHIESVIRMSEAHARMHLRVQVNEEDVNLAIRTMLESFVETQKYSVMRAMRQTFQKYLSYKKDHSELLYYILRQLTMDQLAYMRGLHNHSQSTIEISERDLTERARQINILDLKPFYNSRIFKMNNFSYDPRRKVIVHTLPEVPTES from the exons ATG AGTTCACCGATACCCGATACACCATCTGATAGAGAGGATGCGCGGTCACGGATGACGTCACCGGCCCGTGATTATGAGATGTTCGAGGATGAGGGTGCCATCCTGGGAGACAACCCTGTTGAGGAAGAGGAGGATGGGGAGGAATTGTTTGGAGATAATATGGAAGC AGACTACCGTCCAATGCCAGCACTGGATCGGTATGATGCAGAAGACCTGgacgatgatgattatgatgccATGTCTGTTGGAGACCGAGTTGCTGCTGAGAGAGAGCTTCAGAGGAGGGACAGAGATGAAGGGAGAATCAGAAGAGATGATCGGGATTTGTTGTATG ATGAATCAGATGAGGACGGTGGGGACGCGCCCCGCGCTAAGCGCCGCAGAGCCGCGGAGAATGCCGCTATAGGAGCAGACGAGCAAGTGGAAGAAGGTATAGAGAGCATAGAGAACTTGGAGGATACTAAAGGATACTCCACTAAAGAGTGGGTGTCTATGCTCGGGCCTAGGACTGAGATCGCTAATAG GTTCAAAAACTTCCTACGAACATACACAAACAGCAAAGGCCAGTTCGTATTCAAGGAGCGCATACGTCGTATGTGCGAGCATAACCAAGCGTCTTTCCACGTCGAGTTTGACGTGCTAGCGCGCAGGGAACAAGTGCTAGCCTACTTCCTGCCAGATGCACCTTTCCAAATGCTGCAGATATTTGATGAGGTGGCCAAAGAGATTGTGCTGCAGATATTCCCCAGTTATGAACGCGTCACGTCGGAGATTCATGTCCGTATTGCAGATTTGCCACTTATTGAAGAGTTGAGGACTTTTAG aaaGCTACATTTAAACCAGCTGGTTAGAACACAAGGGGTTATAGCAGCTACCACTGGGGTTTTACCGCAGTTATCTGTAGTGAAGTATGATTGTAACAGATGTGGTTACATCTTGGGGCCGTTCGTCCAGTCACAGAATTCAGAAGTCAAACCTGGTTCATGTCCAGAGTGTCAGAGTTCTGGCCCATTTATG GTAAACATGGAACAAACAGTATATAGAAACTATCAAAAAGTGACTATCCAAGAGTCCCCTGGTCGCATCCCCGCGGGGCGTATTCCTCGCAGCAAAGACTGCATTCTTTTAGCTGATCTGTGCAACAGATGCAAGCCTGGGGATGAAGTGGACCTAACTGGGATATACACCAACAACTACGATGGCTCACTTAATACTGAACAG GGCTTCCCAGTATTCGCAACAGTGATCATAGCAAACTACATAATAGTTAAAGACTGTAAACACATAGTTGAATCACTGACAGACGATGACATAGCCAGCATTGTCAAACTGTCAAAAGATCCGCAGGTCGGAGATAGGATTGTCAAAAGTATAGCCCCATCAATATTCGGGCACGAATACATCAAAAGGGGCTTAGCATTGGCTTTGTTTGGAGGAGAACCTAAAAATCCAG GTGAAAAGCATAAAGTAAGGGGTGACATCAATGTGTTGATATGTGGAGATCCTGGTACTGCAAAATCACAGTTCCTGAAGTGCACAGAAAAG ATGGCACCAAGAGCTATATTCACAACAGGCCAAGGCGCCAGCGCAGTCGGTCTCACAGCGTATGTGAGAAAGAGTCCCACTACCCGAGAGTGGACGCTAGAAGCCGGCGCGTTAGTGCTAGCGGACAGAGGAGTGTGTCTTATTGACGAGTTTGATAAGATGAACGATCAAGACCGCACCTCTATACATGAGGCCATGGAACAACAGTCCATATCCATCTCCAAGGCAGGAATAGTTACTTCTCTTAACGCCAG gtgTTCAATAATAGCGGCGGCTAACCCAATAGGCGGTCGATACGACGCCTCGCTAACGTTTACGGAGAACGTGAATCTGTCGGAGCCGATCTTGTCTCGTTTCGACGTGATCTGCGTCGTCAAGGACGAGGCTGACCCCATGCAGGATGCTCATATGGCCAA ATTCGTAGTAAACTCGCACATAAGACATCACCCGACACAACGCGGAACAACACTGGACGACAACACGGTGGATGACGACTCCATACTACCACAGGACCTGTTAAAGAAGTACATCGTCTACGCCAGAGAGAATGTGCATCCTAAACTGCAG aatatgGATCAAGACAAAGTAGCAAAAATGTACAGTCAATTGCGACAAGAGTCACTGGCCACTGGTAGCTTGCCGATCACAGCCAGACACATTGAATCAG TGATCCGAATGAGCGAAGCGCACGCCCGCATGCATTTAAGGGTACAAGTGAACGAGGAAGACGTTAACCTGGCCATTCGTACCATGCTGGAGAGCTTCGTAGAAACACAGAAATATAGCGTCATGCGCGCTATGAGACAG ACCTTCCAGAAGTACCTCTCCTATAAGAAGGACCACAGCGAACTCCTTTACTACATTTTACGACAGCTCACAATGGACCAACTCGCCTATATGAGGGGCCTACACAACCACTCACAATCCACCATCGAAATATCAGAGCGAGACCTCACCGAGCGAGCGAGACAGATCAACATATTGGATCTAAAACCCTTTTATAATAGCAGGATATTCAAAATGAACAACTTTAGTTATGATCCCAGAAGAAAAGTTATTGTTCATACCCTTCCAGAAGTACCTACTgaatcataa
- the LOC123876906 gene encoding mitochondrial import inner membrane translocase subunit Tim16, translating to MAKYIAQIIVLGAQVVGRAFARALQQELRASQEAAKRAGGGPQGARRAAANASSGLTLEEAMQILNIDKLDPEKVKNSYEHLFTANDKAKGGSFYLQSKIVRAKERIDTELKSNPPKADQSRPKDTS from the coding sequence ATGGCAAAGTATATCGCTCAAATAATTGTGCTTGGAGCACAAGTCGTCGGCAGAGCCTTCGCTCGAGCACTACAACAGGAGTTACGTGCATCTCAGGAAGCTGCTAAAAGAGCTGGAGGTGGCCCTCAAGGCGCAAGACGGGCTGCAGCAAATGCCTCATCAGGACTAACACTAGAAGAAGCTATGCAAATCCTTAATATAGACAAGTTAGACCCTGAAAAAGTTAAGAATAGCTACGAACACTTGTTCACCGCAAATGACAAGGCGAAGGGTGGTTCTTTTTATTTACAATCAAAAATTGTTAGAGCTAAGGAAAGAATAGATACAGAATTAAAATCTAATCCACCTAAAGCAGACCAAAGCCGACCGAAGGACACATCATGA
- the LOC123876903 gene encoding transmembrane protein 169: protein MAKVEQPIFILPKKRNGKKAITIAGHVDHIITVQGVGDNELPSKYKNGLSPVSEHVVNGIIHSTMDGLKSNMKINLPIINDVNDEDPNETNSQSDQKLQKNGYQSLSTINSSREIIDLSPIYENSSDACSSHGDLREFNDSEMQRSCRILNSDNNESSCATPNSLSQTQSENSFEMGPMTDSLKNSAKRRKRVNIAPGIVENDNTDTEITALRVESEGSISPECSLSENRDGYLTMTGTIKRGKKKGQNVDVKLNISREELEIIEAAIVAEEYNKMDVSKCSLYNGPHIFLFSLLCIPFVACISAMYSFYMGTMAWYNIFTHVTEDFSCFKKVLLAPIVILSYPFLIVIFTVGLGLYAGIAQLTFSGANWWKDVSDFEKGFYGWLCNTLGMSECSPYEVVVLMDVKP, encoded by the exons ATATTTATTCTACCTAAGAAGCGTAATGGCAAAAAAGCAATCACGATAGCTGGTCATGTCGACCATATTATTACTGTACAG GGAGTTGGAGACAACGAATTGCCATCAAAATATAAGAATGGTCTATCACCCGTTTCCGAACATGTAGTGAATGGCATCATACACTCAACAATGGATGGGCTCAAGTCCAACATGAAGATAAATCTCCCAATTATCAATGATGTCAATGATGAGGACCCCAACGAAACTAATTCTCAATCAGATCAGAAGCTACAGAAAAATGGCTACCAGAGTCTTTCCACCATAAACAGCAGCCGTGAAATAATTGATTTATCACCAATATATGAAAATTCTTCTGACGCATGCTCCAGCCACGGTGACTTGAGAGAATTTAACGACAGTGAAATGCAACGGAGCTGTAGAATCCTAAATTCTGACAACAACGAAAGTTCTTGCGCTACACCCAACAGTCTATCCCAAACTCAGTCAGAAAATAGCTTCGAAATGGGACCAATGACTGACAGCCTTAAAAACAGCGCTAAAAGGCGAAAGCGAGTCAACATTGCACCAGGGATTGTCGAAAATGACAATACTGACACAGAAATCACTGCTCTAAGAGTAGAATCGGAAGGATCAATTTCCCCTGAATGTTCATTATCCGAAAATAGAGATGGGTATTTAACTATGACTGGAACCATCAAGAGAGGTAAGAAAAAAGGGCAAAATGTTGATGTAAAGTTGAACATATCACGGGAAGAACTTGAGATTATCGAAGCAGCCATTGTAGCTGAGGAATACAATAAAATGGATGTCTCCAAGTGTTCACTGTACAATGGACCACATATATTTCTATTTAGCTTACTCTGCATCCCGTTTGTTGCATGTATTTCTGCTATGTACTCATTCTACATGGGTACAATGGCTtggtataatatatttacacaTGTTACTGAAGATTTCAGCTGTTTCAAGAAGGTGTTATTGGCACCCATAGTGATTTTGTCGTATCCGTTTTTGATAGTAATTTTTACTGTAGGCTTGGGGTTATACGCTGGTATAGCTCAACTAACTTTCAGTGGTGCAAATTGGTGGAAGGATGTAAGCGATTTTGAGAAAGGTTTCTATGGTTGGCTTTGCAACACTCTTGGTATGTCTGAATGTAGTCCATATGAAGTAGTTGTTTTGATGGATGTAAAACCTTAA